Genomic window (Gelria sp. Kuro-4):
ATCGGGATCCAATCGCGCGGCACCACGGTAATCCACCAGAAGGACCTGGAACCCCTGAGCAACCTGGAGCTTTTCCCGCAGGCACCGCTGCTTGACGCGGGCACGTACCGCGCGATCGGGCGCAATGCCGCCCGCTACGCCAAGGGGCTCTCGCCGGACCCGGTGCCCACGAAGAACGACCAGATGGCCCGGCCCAAGTACCAGGCCAAGGCAGCGGTGCTGCACATCAAGGAGACGCAGTACGTCACTCCCGGCGCCAAGCCGGTGGAGCTGGCCGTGAGCTTTAGCTAAGGAGGAATTGGCATGGACGAACGCACCATCGAGCAGGTCGTGCGCGAGGTTCTGCGGTCCCTGGGCTCGGGCGGCGCGGCGGGACCGGCAGCGTGCCCCGCCCCGGCAGCCGGCGCCCCCGCCCCTGCCCGCGGCCTTGACCCCAAGGCCGACTACCCCCTGGCCGCCCGCCGGCCGGAGCTCGTTAAGACCCCCACCGGCAAGACGCTGGGGGACATTACCCTGGAGAAAGTCAAGCGCGGCGAAATCACTCCGCAGGACGTGCGCATTACCGCGGAAACACTCTACCTCCAGGCAGAAATCGCCGAAAAAGCGGGTCGGCCCCAGTTCGCCCGCAACCTCAGGCGTGCGGCTGAGCTCACCAAGGTCCCGGACGAACGCATCCTGGAGATCTACAGCGCCTTGCGTCCCTACCGCTCCACCAAGGCCGAGCTCTTGGCCATTGCCGACGAGCTGGATCAAAAGTACGGCGCCAAGATGAACGCCGACCTGGTGCGGGAGGCGGCCGACGTCTACGAGCGGCGCGGCCGGCTGCGCAGCGCCTGAGCGCCCCGCGCCGGGGAGCGCCGGGCAAATCTGGAAGCGGGGTGGTAGCGTGCAACTGGTAGCCGGGGTGGACGTGGGCAACGCCACCACCGAAACGGCGCTGGCGCGCGTAGGAAACGGCCGGGCCGACTTTCTCGCCAGCGGCATCACGAAAACCACCGGCATCAAGGGAACCAAGGAAAACCTGAGCGGCATCATGGCCTCCCTGCGCCAGGCGCTGGCGAAAGCGGACCTGGAACTTGCCGACCTGGACCTCGCGCGCATCAATGAGGCTGCGCCGGTGATCGGTGACGTGGCCATGGAGACCATCACCGAAACTATCATCACCGAGTCCACCATGATCGGGCATAACCCCTCCACCCCCGGCGGCCTGGGGCTGGGCGTCGGCACCACCTGCCGCATCGAGGAGCTGGAAAAGACCCCGCCCGGGCAGAAAGTTCTCCCCATTATCCCGGCCAGTTGGGACTTCGCCGCCGCCGCGCAGGCCCTCACCGCCGCCCTGGAGCGCGGCGTAGAGGTAACGGGGGCCATCGCCCAGGGGGACGACGGCGTGCTCATCGCCCACCGTCTCCCCCGCCCCCTGCCTGTGGTGGACGAGGTGCGGCTCATCGACAAGGTGCCGCTCGGCATGCCGGCCGCCATCGAGGTAGCGGCACCGGGCGGCGTCATCCAAACACTCTCCAACCCGTACGGCATCGCCACGGTCTTTGGCCTGTCGCCGGAAGAGACCAAGGCCGTAATCCCGGTGGCGCGGGCGCTCATCGGCAACCGCTCGGCGGTGGTCATCCGCACCCCCGCCGGAGACGTGAAGGAGCGCCGCATCCCGGCCGGCAAGCTCATTTTGGTGGGCGAAAAGCGGCGCGCCGCCGTGGACGTGGACGCCGGCGCCGAAAAGATCATGGCCGCCGTGCGCGAGGCCGCGCCGCTTTTGGACGTGCGCGGCGAGGCCGGGACCAACGCCGGCGGCATGCTGGAGCGGGTACGCCAGGTGATGGCCAACCTTACCGGCCAGGAGGCCGGCGCGATCCGTATCCAGGACCTCCTGGCGGTGGACACCTTTGTGCCCCAGACGGTGCGCGGCGGCCTGGCGGGCGAGTTTTCTCTGGAAAATGCCGTGGGGCTGGCGGCCATGGTGAAGGCCGACCGCCTGCAGATGGAGCGCATCGCCGCGCTCCTGGGTGAACAGACGGGCATTAAGGTGGAGGTGGGCGGCGTGGAGGCCAACATGGCCGTGCTGGGTGCCCTCACCACCCCGGGAACAGCCAAGCCCCTGGCCATCCTGGACCTGGGCGCCGGCTCCACCGATGCCGCCCTGATCAGCCGGGAGGGCCGCACCGTCTCGACCCACCTGGCCGGGGCCGGCAACATGGTCACCCTGCTCATCGGCTCCGAGCTGGGTCTGGAGGACCTGGACCTGGCCGAGGACATCAAGAAGTACCCCCTGGCCAAGGTGGAGAGCCTCTTTCACATCCGGCACGAAGACCAGAGCGTGGAGTTCTTTGCCGAACCGCTCGACCCGCACCTCTACGCCCGGGTGGTGGTACTTAAAGAAGGTGAGATGCTGCCCTTGCCGGGGGACCTCAGCCTGGACAAGGTACGGGCGGTGCGCCGCGAGGCCAAGCGCAAGGTCTTTGTGGAAAACGCGGTGCGGGCCCTGGGGCAGGTTTCGCCCACCGGCAACATCCGCGACATCGACTTTGTGGTGCTGGTGGGCGGCTCGTCGCTGGATTACGAGGTGTCGCGCTTTATCACCGACCGGCTGGCGGAGTACGGCATTGTCGCCGGGCAGGGGAACATCCGCGGCAGCGAGGGGCCGCGCAACGCCGTGGCCACGGGCCTGGTGCTCTCCTACGCCCAGGGAAAGCGGTCGTAACGCGCCCAGCGGGAAACTCCCTATGGTCCTCATATCTTTCGACAGCAGGCACCATGTCTCCCAATTGTCGCTTCCGTCAGCCAGAAAGGAGGAAGCTCAATGCTGGACCGTTCTCTTCCGGTGGAAGAGATTGTGCGCCAGGTGGTGACGCGCCTTCGGGCGCAGGAACAGGGAGCGTCGCCGGCCGGCGACGGCGAAAACGGCATCTTTGCCCGTGTGGAGGATGCCGTGTGCGCCGCCCGCGAGGCGGAAAAGGAGATGCTCAAAGCCAGTATGGCCGAGCGGGCGGCCATGGTGGCGGCCATGCGCCGGGCGGCCGGCGCGCACATTGAGGAACTGGCGCGCCTGGCGGTGGAGGAAACCGGCATGGGCCGGGTGGAGCACAAGATCATTAAGAACCGCCTGGTGGTGGAAAAAACGCCGGGGGTGGAAGACCTGGCCACCGAGGCCTGGTCCGGGGACGACGGCCTGACGCTCCTTGAAATGTCCCCCTTCGGCGTCATCGGCGCCGTCACCCCGTCAACCAATCCCACGGAAACAGTCATCTGCAACAGCATCGGCATGATCGCCGCCGGCAACACGGTGGTCTTCAGCCCCCACCCCGGGGCGAAGCGCACTTCGCTCAAGGCGGCGGCCCTGATGAACCAGGCCGTGCAGGAGGCCGGTGGCCCGCGCTACGCCATTTGCGCGCTGGCTGAACCCAGCTTGGAGAACTCCGGCGCCCTGATGCGCCACCCGGACGTGAACCTCCTGGTGGCTACAGGCGGGCCGGGCGTGGTGAAGGCCGTGCTCTCCTCCGGCAAGAAAGCCATCGGGGCCGGTGCCGGCAACCCGCCGGCGGTGGTGGACGACACGGCGGATATCGAGGCGGCGGCCGAGCACATTGTGGCCGGGGCCGCTTTCGACAATAACCTGCCCTGCATCGCGGAAAAAGAAGTGGTGGTGCTCAGCAACGTGGCCGACTACCTCATCTTCAACATGGAAAAAGCCGGCGCGTACCGCATTAAGGACCCGAAGGTGATCGACCGCCTGGTGAAGCTGGCCTTTACCCCTGACGGAAAGCTGAACCGCAAGTATGTAGGGCGCGACGCCAAGGTGTTCCTGCGCGATGCGGGGATTGAACCGCCCGCCCGGGACGTGCCCTGCCTGATCATGGAGGTGGAACGGGACCACCCCTTTGTCCAGGAGGAGCTGATGATGCCGCTCCTGCCCATTGTACGCATCGACAAAATCCAAGAAGCCATGGATTTCGCCGTCGAGGTGGAACACGCCAACCGCCACACGGCGGTGATGCATTCCAAGAACATCGATCACCTCACCTACCTGGCAAAGGCCATCAAGACCACCATTTTCGTCAAGAACGGGCCGTCGTACGCCGGCATCGGGGTGGGCGGCGAAGGGTTCACCACTTTCACGATCGCCGGGCCCACAGGCGAAGGCCTCACCTCGGCGCGCACCTTCACCCGCAGGCGTCGCTGCGTACTGGTGGACGCCCTTTCTATCCGCTGAACAGCCAGGAAAGATAAGAAGTGAAGCACCATGATCCTCCGGCACAGCTTTCTCGCGGCTCTGGCGGCGGGCGCAGCGGCGGGGCTGGGCGCCCTCCCGCTCCTTTGGCTGCGGCGTGTCCCGCTGTGGGTTCAGGACGGCCTGCTGGGCTTCGCCGGCGGGATGATGATCGGCGCGGCCACCCTCTCCCTCATCCCTCCGGCGGTGGCTAAGGGCGGCCTGGGGCAGGTGCTCTTCGGGCTGGGGGCGGGAGCCGGCCTGTTGGCCCTTTTGGACGTACTGCTTCCCCACCGTCACTCGCGCGCGCCGCAAAAAAACGCCGCCCCGGGCCCACAGCAGCCGCTGCTGGTCCTGGCGGCGATTATCTTGCACAACCTACCGGAAGGGCTGACCATGGGCGTGGGTCTGGCCTCGGGTGAAGACCAGGTGGGACTTATTCTGACGCTGGCCATCGGCATCCAGAACGCACCGGAGGGCCTGCTGGCCGCCCTACCGCTGCGGGAGCAGGGGGCTTCGGGTCCCAGGGCGGTGGGCCTGGCCCTGGCCACCGGCATGGCGGAGCCGGTGGCGGCGCTGGCGGGAATGCTCCTCGTGGAGGCGCTGCGCGGCATTCTCGGCTTCTTTCTGGCCTTTGCCGCCGGGGCCATGTTCTACGTGGTTTCGGACACCCTCATACCGGACAGCCATGGCCATGGCTTTGAACGGCTCTCAACCCTCGGCTTTCTCGCCGGTTTTGCCTTGATGCTGGTCATCCGGCAGGTTCTGGCTTGAGTAGAGACGGTAAAGGGCGGCGGCCAGCTCGAAGCGCGTCGCCGGTTCCGGGCCGTGAAAGCGGCCGTCGGGATACCCTTTCAGGATGCCGGTGCGCGCCGCCCAGCCCACCGCCGCTGCGGCCCAGTGGTCGGCGGGAACATCGGGAAAAGGTCCCGGCGCGGCAGGGGCGATGAAGCGGACCAGGGCGCCGGCCAACGCCCGGGCCGCCTCGTCCTGGAAGGCCGGCAGGGCCAGGCGCTTGGCATCGGCCGGGCTGGTGAGAAAACCCACCTCGCAGATCACCGCCGCCATGGGGGCTTCCCTGAGAACGTAATAGTAATCCTGGCCGTCCTCGCGCAGCCGGACCTTGATCCCCCGGTCGGCCAGGCCGGTGGCCTCCACCAAGGCGCCCTGCAGCAGTCCGGCCAGGCGGCGGCTTTCGGCGCGCCGGGCCTGATGGTAGGTCTCGACGCCGGCGGCAAGCGGAGAAGAGGCCGAGTTGTGATGCAGCGAGACGAAAGCCGCCGTTCCCGCCCGCCGCGCCAGGTCAAGGCGCTGCTTCAGCGGAACCTCGACATCGGCCTCCCGCGACAAAAGCACCTCCTGCCCGGCCCGGCGCAGCTCCGCGCCAAGTTTCAACGCCAGGGCCAGATTGAGCGTCTTTTCAACCAAACCATTGCCTTCCGCACCTGGGTCCCGCCCGCCGTCTAGTGGCCGGGATCAAGAAAAATCCGCGGCACAACAACCACCTCCCCGGTGTTAAATCTCGGTTCAGACCCTGCTACCAGTTTATTGCGGTTTTCCGTAAAGAGACCCGCTCGAAAATGCTTTGACATCCTAACCTTTTACCTTTATAATTACCTCTGATTAAGAGGTGATACAATGAGTCAAGCTCAAACACACGGACTGGCCAGCGATTTTACCCGGGGGAGCATCCCGCGGCACCTGCTGCTTTTTTCCTGGCCGCTTCTTGTCGGTAACCTCCTGCAAACCCTTTATAACACAGTGGACACGTTTTGGGTGGGCCGCTTCCTTGGGCCGCAGGCCTTGGGGGCTGTCTCTGTCAGTTTCCCGGTGCTTTTTATCCTGATTTCTTTTGTTATGGGGATCACCATGGGCACCACGGTACTCGTTGCCCAGTACTTCGGGGCCAAGGACACCGTCCAGGTGCGGAGGACTGTTCACAACTCCTTCCTCCTGCTCTTCGTGTTGGCTGTCATTATGAGCATCATCGGTGTCCTTCTGCACCGTCCTATTCTCCGTCTCATTCAAACCCCGCCCGACCTCATGGACCAGGCTTCGAGCTATTTGAACGTCATCTTCATCGGCCTCGTCTTCATGTTCGGTTACAACGCCATCAGCGCCATTCTACGCGGCCTCGGGGATTCGCGTACGCCGCTTCGTTTTCTCTTCTATTCCACCGGGATAAACATTATCCTTGATCCCCTCATGATCTTCGGCGTCCGGCCCTTCCCCCGGATGGGAATCCAAGGTGCAGCCCTAG
Coding sequences:
- a CDS encoding ZIP family metal transporter encodes the protein MILRHSFLAALAAGAAAGLGALPLLWLRRVPLWVQDGLLGFAGGMMIGAATLSLIPPAVAKGGLGQVLFGLGAGAGLLALLDVLLPHRHSRAPQKNAAPGPQQPLLVLAAIILHNLPEGLTMGVGLASGEDQVGLILTLAIGIQNAPEGLLAALPLREQGASGPRAVGLALATGMAEPVAALAGMLLVEALRGILGFFLAFAAGAMFYVVSDTLIPDSHGHGFERLSTLGFLAGFALMLVIRQVLA
- a CDS encoding aldehyde dehydrogenase family protein, with the protein product MLDRSLPVEEIVRQVVTRLRAQEQGASPAGDGENGIFARVEDAVCAAREAEKEMLKASMAERAAMVAAMRRAAGAHIEELARLAVEETGMGRVEHKIIKNRLVVEKTPGVEDLATEAWSGDDGLTLLEMSPFGVIGAVTPSTNPTETVICNSIGMIAAGNTVVFSPHPGAKRTSLKAAALMNQAVQEAGGPRYAICALAEPSLENSGALMRHPDVNLLVATGGPGVVKAVLSSGKKAIGAGAGNPPAVVDDTADIEAAAEHIVAGAAFDNNLPCIAEKEVVVLSNVADYLIFNMEKAGAYRIKDPKVIDRLVKLAFTPDGKLNRKYVGRDAKVFLRDAGIEPPARDVPCLIMEVERDHPFVQEELMMPLLPIVRIDKIQEAMDFAVEVEHANRHTAVMHSKNIDHLTYLAKAIKTTIFVKNGPSYAGIGVGGEGFTTFTIAGPTGEGLTSARTFTRRRRCVLVDALSIR
- a CDS encoding S-layer homology domain-containing protein; protein product: MAGALVRFIAPAAPGPFPDVPADHWAAAAVGWAARTGILKGYPDGRFHGPEPATRFELAAALYRLYSSQNLPDDQHQGKTGEKAEG
- a CDS encoding diol dehydratase small subunit, with amino-acid sequence MDERTIEQVVREVLRSLGSGGAAGPAACPAPAAGAPAPARGLDPKADYPLAARRPELVKTPTGKTLGDITLEKVKRGEITPQDVRITAETLYLQAEIAEKAGRPQFARNLRRAAELTKVPDERILEIYSALRPYRSTKAELLAIADELDQKYGAKMNADLVREAADVYERRGRLRSA
- a CDS encoding diol dehydratase reactivase subunit alpha, which produces MQLVAGVDVGNATTETALARVGNGRADFLASGITKTTGIKGTKENLSGIMASLRQALAKADLELADLDLARINEAAPVIGDVAMETITETIITESTMIGHNPSTPGGLGLGVGTTCRIEELEKTPPGQKVLPIIPASWDFAAAAQALTAALERGVEVTGAIAQGDDGVLIAHRLPRPLPVVDEVRLIDKVPLGMPAAIEVAAPGGVIQTLSNPYGIATVFGLSPEETKAVIPVARALIGNRSAVVIRTPAGDVKERRIPAGKLILVGEKRRAAVDVDAGAEKIMAAVREAAPLLDVRGEAGTNAGGMLERVRQVMANLTGQEAGAIRIQDLLAVDTFVPQTVRGGLAGEFSLENAVGLAAMVKADRLQMERIAALLGEQTGIKVEVGGVEANMAVLGALTTPGTAKPLAILDLGAGSTDAALISREGRTVSTHLAGAGNMVTLLIGSELGLEDLDLAEDIKKYPLAKVESLFHIRHEDQSVEFFAEPLDPHLYARVVVLKEGEMLPLPGDLSLDKVRAVRREAKRKVFVENAVRALGQVSPTGNIRDIDFVVLVGGSSLDYEVSRFITDRLAEYGIVAGQGNIRGSEGPRNAVATGLVLSYAQGKRS